In Dyadobacter sp. CECT 9275, the following proteins share a genomic window:
- the atpH gene encoding ATP synthase F1 subunit delta, with the protein MSVSIVASRYAKSLIELAREQNVLEAVYEDMKLFKDTVDNNRGLMLALKSPVVRHEKKLGILKSIFEARVNPVTYAIFTIITKKNREAILDSIADEFLIAYNNLQGIQKATVTTTTPLNEELRKQFTDIVASATGKTVELEEKLDESLIGGYLLRVNDRQVDASLRSRLNELKLQLVK; encoded by the coding sequence ATGTCAGTAAGTATTGTTGCTTCCAGATATGCCAAGTCGCTCATAGAGCTTGCCAGGGAACAGAATGTTCTTGAGGCGGTGTATGAAGATATGAAATTATTTAAAGATACGGTCGATAACAATCGTGGTTTGATGCTGGCCCTGAAAAGCCCGGTGGTTCGTCACGAAAAAAAATTGGGTATCCTTAAATCTATTTTCGAAGCCAGAGTGAACCCGGTGACCTATGCAATTTTTACCATTATCACCAAAAAGAACAGAGAGGCGATACTGGATTCAATAGCAGACGAGTTTCTGATTGCTTATAATAATCTTCAGGGTATTCAGAAAGCGACTGTGACTACAACCACTCCGCTTAATGAAGAACTCAGAAAACAGTTCACGGATATCGTTGCGTCTGCAACAGGCAAAACCGTGGAACTGGAAGAAAAACTGGATGAAAGCCTGATCGGCGGGTATTTGCTCCGTGTGAATGATCGCCAGGTGGATGCATCCCTCAGAAGCCGCCTCAATGAGCTAAAGCTTCAGTTAGTGAAATAA
- the atpF gene encoding F0F1 ATP synthase subunit B produces MSLLTPNPGLIFWMLVVFLLVVFILAKFAWKPIISGLKARENEIQGALDLAERTRAEMAQLKSDNEKLIAEANAVRDSILRDAKDAADRTIAESKNKAAAEAQKIIDSARETIRNEQQVAVAKIRNEVAVLSIEIAEKVLKRELKDKEAQEKLVADLASAARLN; encoded by the coding sequence ATGTCATTGCTTACTCCGAACCCAGGTCTTATTTTCTGGATGCTGGTAGTATTTTTACTCGTCGTTTTCATCCTTGCCAAGTTTGCCTGGAAACCAATTATCAGTGGTTTGAAAGCGCGGGAAAATGAAATACAGGGTGCGTTAGATCTTGCCGAAAGAACAAGGGCAGAAATGGCTCAGCTTAAATCAGACAACGAGAAACTTATTGCTGAAGCAAATGCAGTTCGTGACAGTATCCTGAGAGATGCTAAAGATGCCGCTGATCGTACCATTGCCGAGTCGAAAAACAAAGCAGCCGCTGAGGCTCAGAAAATAATCGACAGCGCTCGTGAAACAATCCGTAACGAACAGCAGGTTGCCGTTGCCAAAATACGTAACGAAGTAGCTGTTTTGTCTATTGAAATTGCTGAAAAGGTGCTGAAAAGGGAATTGAAAGACAAAGAAGCTCAGGAAAAACTGGTTGCAGATTTAGCTTCCGCAGCCCGTTTGAATTAA
- a CDS encoding penicillin-binding protein 1A translates to MFELQPGKYRRSILRLWRFAGIGLGLIILYLIAVSYNFLWLFGGMPDLKTLENPKSELASELISEDGKSLGKYFFENRTPIDIGQVSPNLIEALVATEDARFVNHSGIDARSLLRVVKGLISANSSSGGGSTLTQQVAKNLFNTRSEEYEGLLGKIPLVRIVIAKTKEWMLAVILERKYTKQEIMQMYLNTVSFGNNTYGIKVAAKTYFNREASDLTVNEAALLVGMLQNPTLYNPLRFPTNALNRRNTVLAQMVKYEYLPEDKFEDYKSKPLGLNFTVDSHNTGLAPYFRESMRGYLKSWVKLYNEEHGRNFDLYTSGLRIYTTIDSRMQQYQEEAVTQHMKEQQRLFDEHWKGRNPWVFDNGKEMPGFIDRAVRSSAHFIALKNEVGEEEAWKVMRRPYQMKVFSWDGEKTVTMSPIDSIKYYKRLLRIGMMSMDPRNGRVKAWVGGINFKYLKYDHVKQGKRQPGSTFKPFVYLSALDKNFLTPCDHLTDAPVYFGPEEGAYGGWTPKNSNNKYSYQSLSLRQALGKSVNTISAQIMKMVKPKAVVEYAHKLGITTPLKEVPSLCLGISEVSVYDMVGAYCSFANGGHRAEPMTILKIEDRDGNLLQEFYPKQNQEISANMAYDMLYLMRGAVEDPGGTAGRLRQYGVTEGNEIAAKTGTTSNYSDGWFMGMTQNLVSGVWVGGEDRSIHFRTMALGQGGRIAMPAWGLFMQKVYNDPTLQQYRKGPFNKPENYIRDCGKVQSDSTDTYIPPSRSDDEGVLF, encoded by the coding sequence ATGTTTGAATTGCAACCAGGAAAATACCGTCGCAGTATTCTCCGATTATGGCGGTTTGCCGGAATCGGACTGGGATTGATTATTTTATATCTGATAGCTGTAAGCTATAATTTCCTGTGGCTTTTCGGCGGAATGCCGGACCTGAAAACACTGGAGAATCCTAAAAGTGAGCTTGCTTCCGAGCTAATATCTGAAGATGGTAAATCTCTGGGTAAATACTTTTTCGAAAACCGTACACCTATTGATATTGGGCAGGTCTCTCCCAACCTGATTGAAGCGCTTGTAGCCACTGAGGATGCCCGTTTTGTAAATCATTCGGGAATAGATGCCAGAAGCTTGCTGCGGGTTGTAAAGGGTCTGATTTCTGCAAATTCCAGTTCAGGAGGTGGTAGCACACTTACGCAGCAGGTTGCCAAAAACCTCTTCAATACCCGTTCTGAGGAATATGAAGGACTTTTGGGTAAAATTCCGCTGGTCCGGATCGTGATCGCGAAAACAAAGGAATGGATGCTTGCTGTGATATTGGAACGGAAATATACCAAGCAGGAGATCATGCAGATGTATCTGAACACGGTATCTTTTGGGAACAATACTTATGGCATCAAAGTAGCGGCTAAAACCTATTTCAACCGGGAAGCATCCGATCTCACGGTCAATGAGGCTGCCCTGCTTGTGGGGATGCTGCAGAACCCTACCTTGTACAATCCGCTCAGATTTCCGACCAACGCACTTAACCGCAGAAATACTGTATTGGCCCAAATGGTTAAATACGAATATCTGCCGGAAGACAAATTCGAAGATTATAAGTCAAAACCGCTGGGCCTTAATTTTACGGTGGATAGCCATAATACGGGGTTGGCGCCCTATTTCCGTGAGTCGATGCGGGGGTATCTCAAAAGCTGGGTGAAATTATATAATGAGGAGCATGGCCGAAACTTTGACCTCTACACCAGCGGACTCAGAATTTACACTACCATTGACTCTCGTATGCAACAGTATCAGGAAGAGGCTGTTACGCAGCACATGAAGGAACAGCAACGCCTTTTTGACGAGCATTGGAAAGGGAGAAACCCTTGGGTTTTTGACAATGGGAAAGAAATGCCTGGTTTTATTGACAGGGCGGTCAGAAGCTCCGCGCATTTTATTGCTCTCAAAAACGAGGTAGGAGAAGAAGAAGCATGGAAAGTAATGAGAAGGCCTTATCAGATGAAGGTTTTTTCCTGGGATGGAGAAAAAACGGTTACCATGAGCCCCATAGATTCCATCAAGTACTATAAAAGATTGTTGCGGATCGGTATGATGTCAATGGATCCCCGCAATGGGCGTGTGAAGGCGTGGGTAGGTGGTATTAATTTTAAATACCTTAAATATGATCACGTTAAACAAGGAAAGAGACAGCCCGGATCAACATTCAAGCCTTTTGTTTACCTTTCAGCGCTGGACAAAAACTTTCTTACTCCCTGTGATCATTTAACCGATGCGCCTGTTTATTTCGGGCCGGAGGAAGGCGCTTATGGTGGATGGACGCCGAAAAACTCTAATAACAAATACTCCTATCAGAGCTTATCATTGAGACAGGCTTTGGGGAAATCTGTAAATACCATCAGTGCTCAGATCATGAAAATGGTTAAACCGAAGGCCGTTGTGGAGTATGCGCACAAGCTTGGTATTACTACTCCGTTAAAAGAGGTTCCATCACTTTGCCTCGGTATCAGTGAAGTTTCGGTGTATGATATGGTGGGAGCATACTGCTCGTTTGCAAATGGGGGGCATCGTGCTGAACCCATGACCATACTGAAGATCGAAGATAGGGATGGTAATCTTTTGCAGGAGTTTTATCCAAAGCAGAACCAGGAGATCAGTGCCAATATGGCGTATGACATGCTGTATCTGATGCGAGGTGCCGTGGAAGACCCGGGTGGTACTGCGGGCAGGTTGAGGCAGTATGGCGTGACGGAGGGAAATGAAATTGCTGCGAAAACTGGTACTACTTCCAATTATTCGGATGGATGGTTTATGGGAATGACGCAAAACCTGGTGTCGGGAGTTTGGGTGGGAGGTGAAGACCGGAGCATACACTTTCGTACCATGGCGCTGGGGCAGGGGGGGCGTATCGCTATGCCTGCCTGGGGGCTTTTCATGCAAAAGGTTTATAATGACCCGACACTTCAGCAATATCGCAAAGGACCGTTTAACAAACCTGAAAATTATATCCGCGACTGCGGCAAGGTTCAGTCGGACAGCACAGATACTTACATACCTCCTTCCCGTTCCGATGACGAGGGGGTTTTATTTTAA
- a CDS encoding glycerate kinase, producing MNLLIAPDKFRGSLDAAEVIEAASEGALAALPSIRISSVPLADGGEGTMEILTQQAQGEYVSVGVQDPLGRAIVASYGFSAITETAFIEMAAASGLSLLRKSEQDPMRTSTFGTGQLILDALDKKAKKILLGIGGSATTDGGIGMAAALGYQFLDENGQILDPVGAALNKIKKFDTTQVDRRIFDTSFVIACDVTNPLYGKSGAAFVYGPQKGAGPETVVVLDNGLINLAEVACTTFGNDVSNFPGAGAAGGLGAGCMWFLRGVLREGVGIVMEQCDMATLIQQADLVITGEGKVDEQTLQGKVVKGLAALCQQHEVPLAVLCGTLLISPEQARDAGITYALSVINRPMDLDTAQNEAHALVRDATFHLVSLFSTISGK from the coding sequence GTGAACTTACTTATTGCTCCAGATAAATTTAGAGGATCCCTGGATGCCGCTGAAGTCATAGAGGCGGCATCCGAAGGTGCTTTAGCTGCTTTGCCTTCCATACGTATTTCTTCCGTGCCATTGGCCGATGGTGGCGAGGGTACGATGGAGATACTGACCCAACAGGCTCAGGGGGAATACGTTTCGGTTGGAGTGCAGGATCCGTTGGGGCGGGCAATTGTGGCCAGTTATGGTTTTTCTGCCATTACGGAAACCGCATTTATCGAAATGGCGGCTGCATCTGGTCTCAGTCTGCTTCGCAAAAGTGAGCAGGATCCTATGCGTACGAGCACTTTTGGTACAGGCCAGCTTATTCTGGATGCATTGGATAAAAAGGCTAAAAAGATTTTATTGGGAATAGGAGGCAGCGCTACTACGGACGGGGGGATAGGAATGGCGGCCGCCTTGGGTTATCAATTCCTGGATGAAAACGGGCAGATACTTGACCCTGTAGGAGCTGCTTTGAATAAGATAAAAAAATTTGATACTACGCAGGTTGACAGGAGAATTTTCGATACATCCTTTGTAATAGCGTGCGACGTTACCAATCCGTTATATGGCAAGAGCGGCGCAGCTTTTGTATATGGGCCGCAGAAAGGAGCTGGCCCGGAAACGGTTGTTGTTCTGGATAACGGGCTGATAAATCTTGCGGAAGTGGCCTGTACAACCTTCGGGAACGACGTGAGTAATTTCCCGGGAGCAGGAGCAGCCGGAGGTTTGGGAGCAGGATGTATGTGGTTTCTGAGGGGTGTTTTAAGAGAAGGGGTCGGGATAGTGATGGAACAATGTGATATGGCCACTCTGATACAACAGGCAGACCTGGTCATAACCGGGGAAGGGAAGGTGGATGAACAAACCCTTCAGGGAAAAGTAGTGAAAGGCCTCGCTGCTTTGTGCCAGCAGCATGAAGTCCCGCTTGCGGTACTTTGCGGTACCCTGTTGATATCCCCCGAGCAAGCCCGAGATGCCGGGATCACCTATGCATTATCAGTTATTAACCGACCAATGGACCTTGACACCGCGCAAAATGAAGCCCATGCGCTGGTAAGGGACGCAACTTTTCATTTGGTTAGTTTGTTTTCTACTATCAGTGGAAAATAA
- the uvrC gene encoding excinuclease ABC subunit UvrC — MPEFNYKDELVKIPLDPGVYRYFDEKGEVIYVGKAKSLRNRVSSYFLKSNQHDRKTKRLVSQINRIEYTIVLSEWDALLLENQLIKQLQPKFNILLKDDKTYPFICITDELFPQVYVTRNLDRKKGTYYGPFANLRSMHTLLDMFKALYTIRSCQLPLTKPNIEAGKFKVCLEYHIGNCKGPCEGLQSAEDYNVEIDLVHHILKGNLSFPQQYFKDKMLKAAEEMAFEQAHSWKTKIEHLSNFQSKATVINPRIGNVDVLTIVSDEESAYLNFMKIKEGYMIATQTFEVKKKLDESDTEILTMMIVEMRETYGNDAKELISNLKPDLDMKLDIVVPQIGDKKKLLDMSMKNVMHFRREKAERREVEASATSSKKDRILIRLKSDLQLKTLPRHIECFDNSNIQGTNPVAAMVCFKDGKPSKKDYRHFNIKTVIGPNDFASMNEVVGRRYLRMIAENQPLPDLIVVDGGKGQLGAACDALKDLGLYGQVPIIGIAKRLEEIYFPEDSLPLYIDKKSESLKLIQQIRDEAHRFGITFHRDKRSKSSLISELEGVEGIGKITATKLLKYFGSVKAIRESSVEKLTEVVGAAMAAKLRAYFDTMAN; from the coding sequence GTGCCTGAATTTAATTATAAAGATGAGTTAGTAAAAATTCCTCTTGATCCGGGGGTTTACCGATATTTTGATGAAAAGGGAGAGGTCATATATGTTGGTAAGGCAAAAAGTCTAAGAAACAGAGTTTCCAGTTATTTCCTGAAATCCAATCAGCACGACCGTAAGACAAAGCGTTTGGTAAGCCAGATCAACCGTATCGAATATACAATCGTACTGAGTGAGTGGGATGCGCTGTTATTGGAGAACCAGCTTATTAAACAGCTTCAGCCCAAATTCAATATTCTTCTTAAGGATGATAAGACCTATCCCTTCATCTGCATTACCGATGAACTTTTCCCGCAGGTATATGTAACGCGCAATCTGGACAGGAAGAAGGGGACCTATTATGGCCCGTTTGCCAATCTGAGGTCGATGCACACCTTGCTGGATATGTTCAAAGCCTTGTATACTATCCGGTCGTGCCAGTTGCCTCTTACAAAGCCAAATATCGAAGCAGGGAAGTTTAAGGTATGTCTGGAATACCATATCGGCAATTGTAAGGGCCCTTGCGAGGGCCTTCAGTCGGCAGAGGATTACAATGTGGAAATTGATCTGGTACATCATATCCTCAAAGGAAATTTGTCTTTTCCACAACAGTACTTTAAAGATAAAATGCTGAAGGCTGCGGAAGAAATGGCTTTTGAACAGGCGCATTCCTGGAAAACGAAGATTGAGCATCTGTCTAATTTTCAAAGCAAAGCAACGGTTATTAATCCCCGCATCGGTAATGTGGATGTGCTGACGATCGTGTCGGATGAGGAGTCGGCTTATCTCAACTTCATGAAAATTAAAGAGGGGTATATGATCGCCACACAAACTTTTGAGGTTAAGAAAAAACTGGATGAAAGCGATACCGAAATCCTGACGATGATGATCGTTGAAATGAGGGAAACCTATGGAAATGATGCCAAAGAACTGATTTCCAATCTTAAGCCTGATCTGGACATGAAGCTGGATATTGTAGTGCCGCAGATTGGTGATAAAAAGAAACTTCTGGATATGTCCATGAAAAATGTGATGCATTTCAGGCGTGAAAAGGCGGAGCGCAGAGAAGTAGAGGCATCAGCAACTTCATCGAAGAAAGACAGGATTTTGATCCGGCTAAAATCAGACCTCCAGCTTAAGACCCTGCCCAGGCACATCGAGTGTTTTGATAACTCCAACATTCAGGGTACCAACCCCGTGGCGGCTATGGTTTGTTTCAAAGATGGAAAACCGTCCAAAAAGGACTATCGCCATTTTAATATCAAAACCGTTATTGGACCCAATGACTTTGCCTCTATGAATGAGGTGGTGGGGCGGAGATACCTCCGGATGATAGCGGAAAATCAGCCATTGCCGGATCTTATTGTTGTGGATGGAGGCAAGGGGCAGCTTGGTGCCGCCTGTGACGCGCTGAAAGACCTTGGCCTTTACGGACAGGTACCTATTATAGGTATTGCCAAGAGGCTGGAAGAAATCTATTTCCCGGAAGATTCTCTACCGCTCTATATTGACAAAAAGTCTGAATCCCTGAAGCTTATCCAGCAGATACGGGATGAAGCCCACCGTTTTGGTATTACTTTTCACCGGGATAAAAGGAGCAAAAGCAGCCTGATCAGCGAACTTGAAGGGGTCGAAGGGATTGGCAAAATTACCGCAACCAAATTACTGAAGTACTTTGGCTCTGTGAAGGCAATACGTGAAAGTTCGGTAGAGAAACTCACGGAAGTGGTGGGCGCTGCAATGGCGGCTAAACTGCGTGCATATTTTGACACAATGGCAAACTAG
- the atpE gene encoding ATP synthase F0 subunit C, translated as MLLQILLQATEQGGAGLAVFGAAIGAGLAAIGAGLGIGKIGGSAMEGIARQPEAAGAIQTAMLIIAALIEAVALFAAVICLLISFKL; from the coding sequence ATGTTGCTTCAAATTTTGCTTCAGGCTACCGAACAAGGTGGTGCAGGTCTTGCGGTATTCGGTGCTGCTATCGGTGCTGGTCTTGCTGCTATCGGTGCTGGTCTTGGTATTGGTAAGATTGGTGGAAGTGCAATGGAAGGTATCGCTCGTCAGCCAGAAGCTGCAGGTGCTATCCAGACTGCCATGCTTATCATTGCTGCTCTTATCGAAGCGGTAGCGTTATTCGCGGCGGTTATCTGTCTGCTTATTTCGTTCAAGCTTTAA
- the porW gene encoding type IX secretion system periplasmic lipoprotein PorW/SprE yields the protein MISRSLSYFLSVIYVLLITCCFSACSQYSSRPGAVTFHNVSSRYNAYFIAEQDLNEAEFTMKKAYREDYNQLVPILYPMDSVLSQSVKPQLLDAIKKASIVAEKHQNSKWLDNSYIILGKSRLYLGEWADGLEALRYVYANGKDESDKNDALILLMRAYIIKKDFSNALGVAEYLSGQAMKKASIKNFYLTKAYLHQQNGEYLTSVAILEETFPLLEKSPETARIHFAAAQMYDKMGQYALANKHYKSVSRNKPGYDLGFYSSMNSLQNRVFLNPKTDLSSIGFNKMLRDRKNEDLKDRIYFTMGLLAEHRKEIPKALDYLQKAVASGGKNQVQKAYTYLQLARINYESLERFDLSKAYYDSALTVLPSEVPEYRLVSDRKKALDAFVTQFNIVYAEDSLQKLAQLNPAALDNRIDQIIEEKERARIEQEKKAKADLAKAKNTGSPIALAPSGPIGIGNERRWELYDAALVNQGKIEFRRTWGNRVLEDNWRRSTKQAQVIAANNPVAVDSVAKSEPVEEVMTKGSPAWMALHETLKKNIPLTEAQLLDSRKRKEDALYNLGKIYRFDLKEPVPSVATFKRLLNEFPNTQYKDEIYYLLYLTLEDTSPDKLTWRSKLLNEFPNSTYARLVSDKAAESREAAGANNPLKAYEDAYMLYSKGEFNKALEDVEKNLPAYKGSIMEDKFALLRVFMIGKVRGKEAYTQAIGEFIRLYPNSIYLPRLKEMQELGTLSAGKR from the coding sequence GTGATCAGTCGAAGCCTATCATATTTTCTGTCTGTAATTTACGTCCTCTTAATTACCTGTTGTTTTAGTGCTTGTTCACAATACAGCAGCAGGCCCGGCGCAGTTACCTTTCATAACGTATCGTCGCGGTACAACGCTTATTTTATAGCAGAGCAGGATTTGAACGAGGCTGAGTTCACGATGAAAAAAGCTTACCGTGAGGATTACAACCAACTGGTACCGATCCTGTATCCAATGGACTCTGTCCTTTCACAATCGGTAAAACCCCAGCTCCTTGATGCCATTAAAAAGGCGTCCATCGTGGCAGAAAAACATCAGAATAGCAAATGGCTGGACAACAGTTACATCATTTTAGGGAAATCGAGGCTTTATCTGGGAGAATGGGCGGATGGTCTGGAGGCACTTCGTTATGTGTACGCCAACGGCAAGGATGAGAGTGATAAAAATGATGCACTTATTTTGTTAATGCGTGCCTATATCATTAAAAAGGATTTTTCGAATGCCCTGGGTGTAGCCGAGTACCTGAGTGGGCAGGCCATGAAAAAGGCTTCTATCAAAAACTTTTACCTTACCAAAGCCTATCTGCACCAGCAAAATGGAGAGTACCTCACCTCCGTTGCTATTCTGGAAGAGACTTTCCCGCTTCTGGAGAAATCGCCGGAAACAGCCCGGATTCATTTTGCGGCTGCGCAGATGTATGACAAAATGGGGCAATATGCTTTGGCCAACAAACATTATAAGAGTGTGAGCCGGAACAAACCCGGATATGACCTTGGGTTTTATTCATCCATGAATTCTCTTCAGAACCGTGTTTTTTTAAATCCCAAAACAGATCTTTCTTCCATTGGCTTCAATAAAATGCTTCGGGATCGTAAGAATGAAGACCTGAAAGACAGGATTTATTTTACTATGGGGCTGCTGGCCGAACACAGGAAGGAAATACCTAAGGCATTGGATTACTTGCAAAAGGCGGTTGCATCCGGCGGGAAAAATCAAGTCCAAAAGGCCTATACGTATCTTCAGCTGGCCCGTATTAATTACGAATCCCTCGAAAGGTTTGACCTCTCAAAAGCTTATTACGATAGTGCGCTGACTGTACTTCCGAGTGAAGTTCCTGAGTACCGGTTAGTTTCGGATAGAAAGAAAGCATTAGATGCCTTTGTAACACAGTTTAACATTGTGTACGCTGAGGACAGCCTTCAGAAACTGGCGCAGTTGAATCCGGCTGCTCTGGATAACCGGATTGATCAGATCATAGAAGAGAAAGAGAGAGCCCGGATTGAGCAGGAAAAAAAAGCAAAGGCTGATCTGGCCAAAGCGAAGAACACCGGTTCACCGATCGCTTTGGCTCCGTCGGGACCTATTGGTATCGGAAATGAACGGCGGTGGGAGCTTTACGATGCTGCTCTTGTGAATCAGGGTAAGATTGAGTTCCGCCGGACCTGGGGGAACCGGGTTCTTGAAGATAACTGGAGAAGAAGTACTAAACAGGCTCAGGTAATTGCTGCTAATAACCCTGTAGCTGTTGATTCGGTTGCTAAAAGCGAGCCTGTTGAAGAAGTAATGACCAAAGGCAGCCCGGCGTGGATGGCTTTGCATGAAACTTTAAAGAAAAATATCCCGCTCACCGAAGCGCAGCTGCTCGATTCCCGGAAAAGAAAAGAAGATGCGCTGTATAATCTTGGTAAAATTTACAGGTTTGACCTCAAGGAACCTGTGCCCTCGGTAGCAACTTTCAAGCGGTTGTTAAATGAATTTCCGAATACTCAGTATAAAGATGAAATTTACTATCTTCTATACCTTACACTGGAAGATACCTCTCCTGATAAGCTAACGTGGCGTTCCAAACTGCTCAATGAGTTCCCCAATTCGACATACGCCCGGCTGGTCAGTGATAAAGCTGCGGAGAGCAGAGAAGCGGCCGGGGCCAATAACCCGCTGAAGGCCTACGAGGATGCTTATATGCTTTATTCAAAAGGGGAATTTAACAAGGCACTGGAAGATGTTGAGAAAAATTTACCGGCATACAAAGGAAGTATCATGGAAGACAAATTTGCCCTTCTGAGAGTTTTTATGATAGGTAAAGTACGCGGTAAGGAAGCTTATACCCAGGCTATTGGAGAGTTTATCCGGCTTTACCCGAATAGTATATACTTGCCACGCCTCAAGGAAATGCAGGAACTCGGCACATTATCGGCCGGAAAGAGATAA
- a CDS encoding AtpZ/AtpI family protein — protein MKEPRSNNPDGFPKRSSNILKYSGMAMQMLGTILVFTYAGYRIDLWQQNGTPVWTLVLSLASIGASLYLLIRNMPKV, from the coding sequence ATGAAGGAACCCCGCAGCAACAACCCGGATGGCTTTCCGAAACGCTCATCCAATATTCTGAAATATTCGGGAATGGCCATGCAAATGCTGGGTACCATCCTCGTTTTCACTTATGCCGGCTATCGGATAGACCTATGGCAGCAAAACGGGACACCGGTCTGGACGCTTGTACTTTCGCTTGCCTCTATTGGGGCTTCCCTGTATTTACTTATCAGAAACATGCCCAAAGTCTAA
- the atpB gene encoding F0F1 ATP synthase subunit A: MYTPLRLFITTALVAASSIFSAPLYADEPAQHDSHNVAEGINQAEHKIEHNLEKHEEEFNIGEMIMHHIADSHEWEMTHGVVIPLPVILYSADRGLEVFSSSNFHNDHHEYKEYHLVHGDSEQIVPVDESRVVYDFSITKNVASMMLSAIILVLIFVNIGSAYKKSKGKAPKGFQSAMEVVILFIRDDVVKPNVGPNYEKYLPYLLTLFFFILVNNILGLLPGSANVTGNIAVTLTLAVITFIIVHINANKHYYMHLFRPTGVPVALLPVMIPVEIVGVFMKPFSLMVRLFANITAGHIILLSLFGLIFIFKSFMIAPVISAFALFLNFIEIMVAFIQAFIFTLLSSMYIGSAIEEHHHADHGH, encoded by the coding sequence ATGTATACCCCTTTACGACTGTTTATAACCACCGCACTGGTAGCAGCATCAAGCATTTTTTCTGCACCATTGTATGCCGACGAGCCTGCACAGCACGACTCCCATAATGTCGCAGAAGGCATCAACCAGGCTGAGCACAAAATTGAACATAACCTTGAAAAACATGAGGAGGAGTTCAATATTGGTGAAATGATCATGCACCACATTGCCGATTCGCACGAATGGGAAATGACACATGGTGTGGTAATTCCACTTCCTGTCATTCTTTACTCGGCAGACAGAGGTCTGGAAGTTTTTTCCTCTTCTAATTTCCATAACGACCACCATGAATACAAAGAGTACCACCTCGTTCATGGTGATTCGGAACAAATTGTGCCCGTGGACGAAAGCAGGGTTGTTTACGATTTTTCCATCACGAAAAACGTAGCTTCCATGATGCTGAGTGCAATTATCCTGGTACTTATTTTTGTGAATATCGGATCGGCCTATAAAAAGTCCAAAGGCAAAGCCCCCAAAGGTTTTCAGTCGGCCATGGAGGTTGTTATCCTGTTCATCAGGGACGATGTCGTTAAGCCTAATGTCGGTCCCAATTACGAAAAGTATTTGCCCTATCTGCTCACGCTGTTCTTTTTCATTCTGGTAAATAACATACTGGGCCTTCTTCCGGGGTCAGCCAACGTAACGGGCAATATAGCTGTGACGCTCACGCTAGCAGTCATCACATTTATTATTGTGCATATTAATGCCAATAAACACTATTACATGCACCTTTTCCGCCCTACCGGCGTACCTGTGGCACTCTTGCCGGTTATGATACCTGTTGAGATCGTCGGTGTTTTCATGAAACCATTTTCTTTAATGGTGCGGTTGTTTGCCAACATTACTGCCGGACATATTATCCTGCTTAGTCTTTTTGGCCTGATTTTCATATTCAAAAGTTTCATGATTGCCCCGGTTATTTCAGCGTTCGCTTTGTTTCTGAACTTCATTGAGATAATGGTTGCATTTATTCAGGCTTTTATCTTTACACTTTTATCATCCATGTACATCGGCAGTGCTATTGAAGAGCATCACCATGCCGACCATGGACATTGA